The [Clostridium] celerecrescens 18A genomic sequence AGCCCAATTGTTCTTCTGGTAGGTTCCATCCGGATATCGGTAATACCAGATATTTCCGGTCTTGATCCAGCCGACCTGGCCGTTCGCTACAGCGCTGTTATCCTGGCCGCTTCCATCTGATACCTTTTCCTGCGGCAGGTATACTTCGCCAGATTCCGTCCATTCGCTGTTCTTTCCATATTTCTGCTCGCTCTCCGTATAAGGTACGGTACGAACCTTAAAGCTATAGGTGCCTGCCTTTGTCATATAAGGAAAGAAGTTATAAGTGGTAGCCTTAAGCTTCTCCACCTTTTTTATAATACTGTTTCCCCGGTACAGATAAACATCATAGGCGCCTGAACTATTATCAACAGAGCTCCACTTGGCAGTGCCGTATCCAGAATCTCTCCAATCAGCATCCTCCGGTGATTCATAAGTTCCTTTTACAGGCTTAAAGGTAAATGTGACATACAGCGTATCTGACCCTGAGCGGCTGGAAGAAACATAGGTTCCTCCTTTAATGGATACATTACTGGACTGATAACCACCCTTAAAAGCATACTCATCGGAGTTTGTCGCCCTTAAAGTTACCTTCATCTTTGGTTCGGAACCAACCTTCATTTCCTTCGTATCAGATGTGATCCAGTCCAAATCCGTTACTTCGTATCTATCGTTGTTGGAATAAACGTAATTCCCTGTTCCTTCGTTAGTCTTAAAACTACTCTCTGATGGCAGTGTGTCCCCTGAGGCAAGCTCCTCTAATCCTGCGTAAATGGTCACCGATGTTATGGTCTTTACAGCAGCCAGAGATTCAAATGGGATGGTGAGTCCCAGCAGGCTTACCATAGAAGCCAATGCAGCTAACCGTTTAAAAAGTCTCATAAAAAAACCTCCCACTATAAATTAACGTAATTTGACAAAACAGTCATCTACTTCTACTACTGACATTATATCCCTAAAAGCAATTATCCGTCAACTTACGATATTCTTTCTTTATTCTTGCATTTCTGTATGGATTAGAAGAAAAACAAAAAAATCCCGATATTGGGGGTGCTCCAACACTGGGATGAGGGGGTGCAGTGCAAGTTGGCGGGGTGTTGAGTCCGCAGTGCAAGCTGACAAATCCGTCGGATTTGCAGCTCACGTGCATTCGCCCTATGAAGAAAGGTTCGATAAAATTTTCTTATGTGCAAGCACAACGAAAATTTTATCGAACCTTTCTTCAGCACTGCTCAT encodes the following:
- a CDS encoding N-acetylmuramoyl-L-alanine amidase family protein is translated as MRLFKRLAALASMVSLLGLTIPFESLAAVKTITSVTIYAGLEELASGDTLPSESSFKTNEGTGNYVYSNNDRYEVTDLDWITSDTKEMKVGSEPKMKVTLRATNSDEYAFKGGYQSSNVSIKGGTYVSSSRSGSDTLYVTFTFKPVKGTYESPEDADWRDSGYGTAKWSSVDNSSGAYDVYLYRGNSIIKKVEKLKATTYNFFPYMTKAGTYSFKVRTVPYTESEQKYGKNSEWTESGEVYLPQEKVSDGSGQDNSAVANGQVGWIKTGNIWYYRYPDGTYQKNNWAKINNKWYLFDSNGGMVTGWQQRNNLWYFLNSDGAMTTGWVVSNNKWYYLNPSATSGVEGAMITGWVNYNNKWYYTDSTGAMQEGWRQVEGNWYYFYPGEGSKAVNTTISGFPVDGNGIWRK